A region of the Anolis carolinensis isolate JA03-04 chromosome 1, rAnoCar3.1.pri, whole genome shotgun sequence genome:
aacaatgtaatgtgagccaacagtgtgatgctgtgtccaattctgagcaccgcaattgaagggaaatgttgacaagctggaatgtgtccagagaagggtgactaaaatgatcaagagtctcgagaacaagccctgtgaggagtagcttaaagaactgggcatgttgagcctgcagaagagaaggctgagaggagacatgtaagccatttataaatatgtgaggggaagtcttagggaggagggagcaagcttgttttctgctgccttggagactaggacgcggaacaatggctttaaactacaggaaaggagattccacctgaatattaggaagaacttcctaactgtgagaactgttcagcagtgcaactctctccaccagagtgtagtggagactccttccttggaggcttttaaaaagagactgaaatgccatctgtcagggatgctttaaatgtgattttcatgcttcttggcagggggttggactggatggcccacgaggtctctttcaactcttatgattctacactgccatataagttcaatgcattatatggcagtgcagacggaGCCTGTGGCAGaaatggctaaagaccttgtaaagttaTAACTCTTAAAAAGAATAGCATTGATCAATGGTAGttaaaattggtgtcaaactgcattcctccTACAGTGCCGCCAATCTGTGGCCATGCTCCAGCTCCGGTGTCAACCGCTTTGAGGCTAAACCTGGCACGGGCcaccttgggccctccaggtgttttggaattccaaaaaagaggggctgaccaagggcaatacggatggatggtatccttgaagtgactggcttgaccttgaaggagttgaggGTGGCCATGACcagcagggagctctggcatgggctggtccatgaggtcacgaagagtcggaagcgactaaacaaataaataataataacaactttatttttgtatgccgcctccatctccccgaggggactcggaacagctcacatggggacaaacccaATCACCATCATAACGTGATAAAATAGtcagtttaaaacacataaacaaccatctcccgctacgacccacctcgaagcttaagatcatcagatgaggccctgctcgcagtcccgtcagcctcacaggtgcggctggcggggacgagagatagggccttttcagtagtggctccccgcctatggaacgccctccccattgaagtcaggcaggctccctccctcctatccttccgtaggaaggttaaaacttggttgtggggccaggccttcgaATAATTATCAGCAgcattactattatgtacgctggaactcaattgacagacccagtcttttaaacttgaacacgcctatttgtattttataatgcgttctatgaatgttttatgtaagttgatTTTTAAccgatttatagtgtattgtacaggttttatatgtgtgttttattgtaagccgccctgagtcccctgttgggtgagaagggcgggatataaatgttgtaataaataaataaatataatgctcCTGGGCGCTCACCTCTCAGTACCAAGCAGCCGAGGGCGAGCAGGAAGGCCAGGAAGGCCACGGCCAGGAGGCAGCAGAGCACCGCGCAGATCCTGCTGGGCCACCGGCGCCCGGGGAGCGACGCCCGAGAAACCGCGGGGGCGGCCTCGTAGCTTCGGCTAAGGCCGCCCAGCACGCCTCCCGCGCCCtcgcccctctcctcctcctcctcgaagTCCGCCTCCAGGGTCCGCGCCACCCTGTCTCCCTCCGGCGTCCAGGCCGCGCTAGGCCCCAGATAAGACGCTGCCATGGCAACCGAACACTCAAGCAGGAGGGGCGGGGAAACAAGAGGAGGCCCACCACTCTGCCTCTCCGGAAGTCCAGCCAAGAAGGTGGTGGATGGGAAGATGAAGAAGCCCCGCCTTTTCCTGCTTCCTAACAGCAATGTGCGGCCTCCCATCATGCTCCGCGCCCTCCCATGGCTCCATTAAATCCACCCCCTTTCTTAACCCTCACAACGGCTCTCCTTTCTCTTTGCCCGAATTCTCCTCCCTTCGCTAAAAAAGGCGGAACCTCTTGGGCTTCCGTAGCCTTGCTGACGGAAGCTGCTTTCCCAGTGTCCTTTGCGCGGCCCGTCTCGTTTCCCTTCCCATTCCTCCGCCCGGGGCCTTCTGCTGGGACGAGAGCCGGCCTTTCCCTCCCGCCCGCGCCGCTTTTTAGCCTCCTGCGGCGAGGAAGAGACAGAGGGCCAACCACGCGgcgttgtttttttgtttgtttctcggCCCCGCCCGCCTCTTTTTCCTTCCAGAGCGCGAGGCTGCATCTCCATAGGCTGACTTTCGACAACGAGGCCTTCCCGGGTAGTTCTCCTCAGTCAGGCAAGAAGGAAGGCCGGACTTAGGTGCTCTTGAGAGGGAGCGAGAGAGGGAGGCCGTCGGGCCAGCCGGCCATGTCAGGCGGGGACTCTGCGGCGGCCTCCCCGCAGGCCTTGCCCTTCTCGCTGCCGAAGCCGCCTCCGCTCATGCAGCTCAACCCGGGCGAGGGTGTCCGGCCGGGCCCCGAGCAGTCGCCCAAGAGAGGCCGCGGCCCCGACTGGCCCTCCGGGAAGCCCGTCAGCCTTTTGGCGCCGCTCCTGCCCCCGCGAGGGGAGCCCGAGCCCCTGCTGCCATTCGGGCCCGCCTCCCGCCAGCCGCTCCGGGGAAGGATGCTCGGCaggtgcggaggaggaggaggccccggCGGAGGAGGGAACCCTCTCAACCCGTCAATGaggcccggaggaggaggaggaggtcccggcggcggaggaggaggcggcggcggtggcggcaTGGGCCGAGACGCCCTCATGGTGAGTGGGCAGCATTTGAATGGCCCCGACCCACGGTGCATGCAGACACAATGCTCTGGGATCGTCAGAGTTGCCATTTCACTAGGCCTTGGGCCTCCCCTGTCAAAGAGTGCCAGCGCCTCACTCAACtccgactcccaggattccatagcggtTGCAGTGGTGCCAGGCGCATTCATTCTCACGCCAGATTTGTTGCAGGCCCTCTGCTGCACCTCCAACACTTCTCCAGCCCTCCATCGCTATCCTCCCAATTTTGTGGGATATTTATCCCTTTATgtcggtggttcccaaccttttattattattattattattattattattattattattattattattattattatcctgggaccacactccaacattagtaccaaaagggttacaaagcaatttttgctcaactttagattcagtctgGTGTCGCACCttaggttagtttcaccttgctaaatacaccaggttgCACACAGGTTATagccttttgtagtttattagaagatAAGACATAAGTAGCTCTTAAAAGCAAaactaaagttccaaaagattgtcaCAAAATCAGAGCTATAGAGAATAATcaaagaaaacattaggcataaaacaaggttacatgaatgcatgacaaagtcccatagcTTGAATACACAAggcaaggagcctccggtggcctaggggataaaagccttgtgacttgaaggttgggttgctgacctgaaggctgccaggttcgaatcccacccggggagagtgtgcgtgagctccctctatcagctccagctccatgtggggacatgagagaagcctcccataaggatggtaaaacatcaaaaacatctgggcgcccctgggcaacgtccttgcagacggccaattctctcactccagaagcaactccggttactcctgacatgaaaaaaaaatacacagggctgcaagaaagcaagagctagcTTCTATACTCCaaaacgagacgttgcttttgacaaaggtttgtctctcagcacaccctttaatattccttGCATaacatgaacacatttctttggcctctgacctctctcttgtttgctattctggcGCTCCTGCGAACTtggaattccaaatggccaggtCGGTCCAGGGATactgtttcgtcaaggccagacagctcgttagcagcagcctctgtctgcctGCTATCTAGCTGGaagctatcctccctttgcacctggctagcttcagtatcatctccaccattccctgccgtgggaatgcctccctaCTCCTCATCTCGCAccacagggacactctgaacctgaatcccataattcccatccgaGTCATCATCATGGACATCtagaacctgaatcccacaatccccattagagtcactctgagactccagctgagtcacaacatctggttatttgggttgctgattcaaaagatcgcattggatagaccacatcagctctagattactaaatatgggtttctgtgggcaagcagatggtgactactggatggcatatgttctgtatcagaaactagagctgatttggtctatccaatgcaaatttctgaatcagcaccacaaataaccaaaccaaatctaaagttgatttgtaacccttttggtactaatgttggagagtgggccctggttaGAGTGGGCCGtggtaaaaaagaaaaaggtaaaccactgctttagcccaTATTAAGTTCTAAAtgattctggcccagcttacctgtccgaatggatctctatgatccacctcggaggttaagatcttctggtgaGGCCCTTCTCATGGTTTCACCTCCCTCTTAGGCTCGACAGGCAGGGACGAGAGACTTCTCAGTAGTGGTCcttcggctctggaactccctcccagcgAAATCAGagcagcctcctccctcctgacctttaggaagaaagtaaaaaccttgttatgggaccaagcttttggctagCAAGTTAGTGCAATATGAGTATATGGAATAGTGAAAGGACTAGTAGAACAGCCTTGGATTTGATTCTGGATGACGTTATTTTatcaattgttttaatattgttgtttgatttttggttttaatttatatgttatttttattgtatgtatgttcatggcatcaaattgctacaTTTCTGTAAGGCTatataaactacagctcccagattatATAGCATGAAGCCCTGGTATTCATTCTGCTCTATCTTATCCCAgggccaggcatgtagctgggggggggggggggcttgaagggcttcagtccgtcgtccccccccccccaaaattctcagggtggtccatgagaaggccttacatttactatttaaactgttatgtttattcatatcatgatctgatcaccatgctcaatatatcccatatgcatgggggtattgggataacgatacaaaaggtttgctagggtagatcctctcagactcccccccccctccccggaatcaaaatcctggctacgggcctgcccagGGCAAACGGAAGCTTTTCTAGCAGCCCTTCTCATCCAGGATGGCCCCATTGCCATGTCAGGTTAGCTCAAAATGGCACAGCGCATCTTCTGACAGACACGTCCTCTAACCCATCATTCTGATCAAATTTTCCACACAACGTAGGTGTTTCTTAGGATACATCTTGCACGGTCAATTtgttgcagtttgactccacttttgcagctgtggctcaatgctatgggattctgggggttgtagctTTTCAAGCCTTGGCTAGCAAATAGTGctggtttctcaccaaactacagctcccaagatccaTAGGATTGAGCCGTGGTAGTTAAAGCAGTGACAAACTGCACTGATTCAGTACAGATGAGAGTTAAAACTTCCTGATTcgtgagaatattattattacagtgtttcATAGCTgctttatttacatatttgatacatttctatacagcttttctcacccctggggggactcaaagaggtTTACAATGTAATTGCAAAATGCAGTGCCTTACATAAACTGTATATAAAAGCACATCACATACCTAAAATAACATCACTATggtttaaaaccattaaaactttAACTGTTGTTACTCCATCTTACAGAATTGTAGGGTTTGTACTTTGGCAAGATATTTCAAATGCTCTATGGTTGTGGACTTTGATGTGCAGTTCCCTGAATTACAACACTATAACTCACCAAACTATATTTGTTGTTGCATCCATATTCaaatcatgggaggtgtagtttggtgaaacatcagcatgttttggcagaaaaagctaaataATGTGTCAAAAAACATTTCCCGGgttatatagcattgagccacagcaagtAACATGaagtctacagtgtaaatgcaacctAAGAAGCAGCACATGCAGTTCACATGGGTGCACTTACAAATATGTTTCTTCTTCATGCCTTCTTGCAAAGTTTACTTCAGGTGCACGCAGCCTACATATGATCTTAACCTGGAAAGCAGGAGGAAGCAATTCTGGTTGTCATCCTTTTCCACATATGTAAAGTGTGCATGTTTTAGAAGGAGGAGTTtatctgttaaaaaaaaacattttgccctccatatccatgtatTCTTCATCTACAGATCTAACTAttaatgttttgaaaatattcccaaaatgaagacaaaagcaagcaaaccttgattttgccattttgtataagagaCACGATTGTATTAATGAATTTTGGCATTCATAAATGTTGGTGTCCTGGGCCCAAACCCCAATAGATACCAAGACCCCACTATATTGAGTATTCAATCACTACTAATCTTTATATACCAGGAAATTGTTTTGAATTGGTTCGTAGGCAGGTTGCTAAGCAATCCATTAATTTAAAGGTAGATACAATACTTGATAATTTGGTTCAAGTTCCAGGTACAATGTGTTACTACAAGTGGAGTGGAAAGGTAACATTTTCTTGATTCCTGTTAATATATAAACTCGCCATTGTACCTTTATAAAGCCACTTTTGTACCCTGTCATGTGAATGTTTAAAACTCTGTCTGGGCATAGGAAAATGTCAGAACTGAAAGCAGTTTATGTAGATAAATGAAGGCTCAACATGAGATAGTTATTTTGCATGTATGGTATTCCACACATTTGGTATTATTACTCCTATCTTCAGGCTCAGACAGCTTTATTATCTTGACGAAGACTAGTTCTGTAGTTCAGTCATAAGGCAGAGACTTTTTGCTTCAGAAACAGGCCTCTGTGTTATGACTGAACTAAACTTGTTTTATGATCCATTCTTGTAAGGTCATAGATGAGATAGTCTGTCTTGTTCAGACATTACAGTAAGATGCACACACACCATAATTGCAGAATGCATATCCGTGGTTTCACTTACCTGCACCTGGGGAAAAATTGTCTCcaagaatttgctaggtccttcaggcagttctatggtatgcttttccCATAAGTTGCGATAGAATTGTGCTGATAGTAGCCATGATTTCAGGTAATTGTGTTCTGGCCAGAAACATCTCCCCCCTCAGATGTGGGGAATCTTACTGTACATTAAACTGACTCTTGATACATTCAACAGTTACAGTAGAAAGATGCAACACTAGCTATAACATATTTGAAACTTAGAGCATATTGTTTGCCTGCAaggtctttattttaaatatatactgtATGCAGTCAGTCTGCCATATTTGCAGGTTTTGATTTGGGGGTTTGAGTATTCATTGATTcagttaaaatgttttctcttaagAATATCTGTGTTCTTCAGTGCAACTCTTgtcagagtcacactggaggaccaagcAGACCAGCTGTCTAGAAACCAGTAGATTGCCCCAGCATGATCCTAGcatagttgaccatagaatcatgctgagggacctagagattcctggagagctGTGTTCTCGGGtttccaaaaataatttttttaaatggcttCTAATGTTAAATAGTGTGGTTGGTGATAAAAAGTGGTCCCTGATTGATAATTTCTAGAAAATGAGTGTTTTGACAACAAGGAGCTAGATTCTGATATTTTAGTTAAAATCTAATGACAACAGAGAGCTAGATTCTGAAGTTTTAGGATTATGTGATAAAGTAGGATCATCATCAGTTCTTCTTGATGGTTTGAATGTCCCTGGTATGCATGCTATTTATTCTTGAATGCCTGTTGCTTAGTCAAGAGTAATTAGCGTGTATTTTCATGCACAGCTAATGATATAAGGACCTTGGGCAGACTGTGTTTTAGGATAGAGGCCTGGTAATCATTGCCCACCCAGAGGCTGAGGTTATTGCATCTTGGTTGTGTGCTTTTGTCCTTCAAGGTGATGTGTATGTATTAATAATGGACAAAGTACTTTTTGTAGTATTATAAAATGATTTGTGGTAgatatcctgtttcccctaaaataagacatccccagaaaataagacctagtagaggttttgctgaattgctaaatataaggcctcccccaaaagtaagacctagcaaagtttttgtttggaagcatgcccaacgaacagaacaccagagcatgcaggatcagtaaatgtacataccatagagtgttgtacatggaaatattagtagtaacaagaaactcttgataggattcaaagtttgtttgtttatgctggtttgtgatgacaactactttacggtatataataaatgttcattttttttgttcaacaataaacgtgtattcttcttcatggaaaaataagacatcccctgaaaataagacctagtgtatctttgggagcaaaaattaatataagacactgtcttattttcggggaaacacggtagtaaagaCTTGTATTAGAGGAGTTCTACACACTACATACAATATCTGAAATGTATCATGGGTATACCACAGCATATTCATGTATCTTACCAGTCCTGTCTGCCAACCTATATGGCAGACATATTTCCATGCTAGAAAATTTAAAGCGTATATGGAATATTTATAAGTATATTTGAATCATCCTAGGAACACCATCTGCCACCCTGAGCCCTAAAGAGGAAGGACTTGGTATAAATTGAATTAATAGCAATGCTGAAAATGTGGGAAGTAGTCAAGTAATTTGCAGTTTTGACCACTAGCCCTTTCATTTTACTTAAAAGTATTCATTTAGATTAGGGATGAGAATAATTTGATCCTCCAGaaatttaactgctatggctcaatgctgtggagacacaggagttgtagtttagagaaGTGCCAGCACTATTTGGTAGATAAGGCTAAAgtctttgtaaaactgcaacccCCATGATCCCATATCATTGAACTGAATTTTCTGCTCTCCTTGTAGACATAATCAACTATACAGTTTCTGAATTGGAATCCAGACAAGTTTGCTCTTTTCATAATGTCATTTCTACTGTTTCTGAGGTCTCTGTATTTTCaaactttcctgttgttttttttccttcagatGGGACATCCAGGCATGCCCCATTACCCACCCATGGGGATGCATCCCATGGGCCAAAGGCCGCCAAATATGCCTCCAGTATCTCATGGAATGATGTCTCAAATGATGCCTCCAATGGGAGGACCACAAATGGGGCAGGTAAATTAATCTCTGAGATTTTTTTGTTGCATAAGTGGCTGTAATTAGTTACAGAAATGTAATGcattacaattttaaaacagtaatttaaatctTTTATAAAAATTACCATACACCATTAAAAGATAGCACTGAGCCTCAAATAACTATAGTCTTCTAAAGCttttcatttttgtaaaaaatattatttatttaattgaatTCAATTTTCTGCAGGTAATCTAATTACAAGAGTAATGCATGTTGAAGAATTTCAGTTCCATAGTGCTCACTATTTTGGTTGCAGTGTTAAACATGGAAGGTCATGGGCATATTTCTCAGATTGCTCTACAATTCTGAGGTGTATGGCCATTGAGCGCTTCAATCATTTTAGTTCCTGCTTTTGACTTCCCTCCCTTAATGTTAGTGACTAGTATTTTGTATCTTCTGGGGCTATGTAGGGAATCAGAAATGGTACATTTTGctttgcatttgtttttcttctaaTAGTCCTTCCCCATCTGTTTGGTCAGTAGTCTAAGCTTGCTTTCAGGAAAGATGCCTTTTTCAGATATCTCGTGTCAGATCTCCTTTCAGAAATATCCCTACTACTAGAAACTTTCATCTTCTTTCCTGATGCCTTAGTTGAAGGTGAATAAAGGGACTGTGTCTGGGCATTTAGATGGTAGGAAGGTTTATGAACAGTGTGGCAATGTGTTAGTATAGATGACTGTAGTAATTTCCCCCATGAATTTAAAGGGAATACGTGTGAAATAATTTTATCAGTGAGCTATTGTCTTTATGGCCTTTTTTTCAGAGGAGATTGATAGAAGAAAGCACTCTGCAGTTCAGTATTATTGATAACCTTCCCCTAGCTGTTACTTTCAGTTaattttttattacttttatactaCTAGAACTCATATTTCTTGTTTATATCATGTAATTTAATTATACATAACAAGACAAAAGCACTTGGATCTTTTTGCAGATATCGAAgtgtttattttgattttttagaGGTACAAGTAGGTTTTGTTAAATTCAGACTATAGGGTTTTTGTTTCTTACCTTCATAGCTCTAATTTATTATCCCTTCTTTTTAGGCTGCCAGGTCCTTCCTCCAAGGAATTTTATCTGTTCTTTAGAGGAATAGCTTGTGGATATTTAGAACCTCTCCATTGATTGCTTTTGAGGGCCAGCAGGTTCCACTTGAGATTTATCTGCTATGTTTCACCATACCACACTGTAGGTGTACCTTTATTGGAATAACAGTTATTCCCATTGATGATAGTTTCCCTACAACCACCATGGTTTATAGGAATACTGAGTTGAAGATTGTGTGCTAGTATTCCAGAAAGTTAAGAATATCCCCAATTAATTAAAAAAGGCTGCCAAAACACACAGATAATTGACCATTGTGAACCACAAGATGCTTGCTGAaacctggagtttgtagtttattgGGGTCAACGAAAACTGGACTTGCAGCATACAGATTTGTTGTTTTCTGTAGCCTAGGGGCTATCAATTTGGCACCTGCATTAAGGAATCCTCTATTTCTGAAACTATCTGAGTAGAGGTTTGTAGGGAGCATCTCTTGCGTGGAACACAACTATTTGGAAGCAGCAGTGGGGCAAGACTCCTTTCTTCTCCTGCTTCTACAGGATGGTGGGGAATGGGAGGGCCACTCccattctttcttctcttcctcacgcttccaagaaaaccttgtggatTGAGGGTGGAGCAGTAGCCCTACCAAATACCTCTCCCTCCACACAAGATGGAAGGTAAGAGGGAGCAATAATCTGATGCTCCCTGAAGATACATGGGAATGGGGTCCCTTGGCCAACCTTCCAGGGATTGTCACCATATATTGGGGGGTGAATTCCCAAGAACTGTTTGTGGGGCTTGCCATGAAATTGGCTGATATGGCCAATGGAGTATATTGCCACTATTTGTATAGACTATTTCTCTTGTTGCTATTCTCTCAGTCCCTAGCAAGTCTGATGAAAATGATCAGAAATAAATCCCTTTAGCTTTCTTTCAGGAATTCACTTCCAGTTAAATCAACATGAGCGACACACgttttgtagtaattacttttaTTCTCTGTCTTGAATGACCTATAATAGACCCCCAAGTAATCATCGCTTTGCAACGTTACTCCGGTCTGAAGAATTGCCACATCACCATAATGTATTAAGGAATAACAGCAGATAAGGTTTTAAGTGCCTGTAGTAGTTTGCATCCTTGTTGCATGCATTTCTCAGCCTTTTTTAACAGTTCATGTTTTTGAACCCTGCAGTCATAATTCTTAAACTTTATAGTACTCTTCATCTTGGAACATCTTTGCAAGCATAACTCTTACTCCAGCCCTGTGAGACAAGTTCTTCAGGTATTATTCTCTGTTCAGATGAGGTAAATGAGCCCTCAAGATTGATAGAGTTTGCATAGGTCACAAGATTTGCTTTGGGAACTAGACATTTTGGGGCTAAATGACATGGGCTTCATTCCTGCAGTGTCTT
Encoded here:
- the arl6ip6 gene encoding ADP-ribosylation factor-like protein 6-interacting protein 6, which codes for MMGGRTLLLGSRKRRGFFIFPSTTFLAGLPERQSGGPPLVSPPLLLECSVAMAASYLGPSAAWTPEGDRVARTLEADFEEEEERGEGAGGVLGGLSRSYEAAPAVSRASLPGRRWPSRICAVLCCLLAVAFLAFLLALGCLVLRDLRYEKERAEGTVETSILGFWGLLILSLMTGLSCCSFSWTVTYFDSFEPGMFPPTPLSPARFKRMTGHSFHMGYSMAILNGIVAALTVVWCLF